CCAGCTATTGAAGCAGTGGAAACCGGCATTTCAACCCTGGTTTCAGAACTGGCTTCAAATCCGATGGCGGTTGAAACGGCCCATTTAAGCCTGATTACCTTTTCACGGAAAGCCCGGCAGGTGCTGCCATTGACTGAAATTCTCGCGTTCCAGGCGCCACATTTCATAGTTCGGCCTGGAACAGCACTGGGTGAAGCTTTACATCTGCTGCTGGTCTGTGTCCAGCGCGAAGTTCGGCTTCCGACACCGACACAGAAAGGTGATTATCGCCCGCTGGTCTTTCTGCTGACCGATGGCCAGCCGACCGATGCCTGGGAGTCAGCCGCTGATGCGATCCGACACGCCAGCCACCCGGCCTTTTCCACCGTTTGCGCCATCGGCTGTGGCGATGATGTTGATATCGAGGTCCTCTTTCGCCTCACGGATACGGTTTTGCTGATGCAAGATTTTTCACCAGTGAACATCCGCAAACTGTTTTCCTGGATGACGGCTTCGGTGACCACGATGAGCCGAACGATTGGTCTTGGGCATACCGGGACTGGGCTTTCCTTGGCTCCCTTTTCCTGGGGGCAGCTTGAAATGCCGCCCCGAGCTTATTCAAGTCGGCCTGAGCATCCGCGTCAGGTCTTTTTACACGCCCGGTGCAGTCAAACCGGCCAGCCGTATCTGCTTCGATTTGGGCGAGATGAGCAGGATGAAGTCTATAATGCGCTGGCGGCGCATCGTCTCGAAGTGTTTGAGGAGGATGACGAAATCCTGTTGCCACCCATCAATTCCGCATTGTTGCGCGGATGCCCCGCCTGCCCCTATTGTTCAAACCCAATTGCCGCCCAATGTGCCTGTGGAGCGCTGTTTTGCGACCATCCGGACAATGAAATCAGTACTTGCCCAACCTGCCATCTCCAGCTCAGGTTTGCGGACGAGCCCGTGAATTTCAATATTCGACAAACACAAGGGTAATACCAGTTAGGGTTCGGGGTTCAGGGTTCAGGGTTCAGGAAAACACAATCATTTCAGTGATTTAGCCTTTTGATAAATCAAGAATATGATTGCAGGATGGTGTCATCGTCCACTCTTGAGGGTGGCTAATCGAGCAGTTCCAGATCGGCGTTTTCGATGCCTTCGCGCAGAAAATCTTCATCTTCGAGCGCCTGTTCAAGCAGGCTGCCGAGTTGCTCCAATGCTTTCTGGCTTCGGCTCACGGCGGCCACCATTGAGCTTTCCGGATCAAACTCAATGGTGTCAACCAGTTCAGGGGCATGAAGCCGGATCAAGGCATCCAGCACGGCATGCCAGGCATATCCGCCGCCCTCCATGTCATATTCGTTAAAAACAGCTTCACTCTGGTCAAACTCGGAGAAGATCAGACT
This portion of the Acidobacteriota bacterium genome encodes:
- a CDS encoding VWA domain-containing protein, with the protein product MTNFSSVRRLPIYLVLDCSESMAGPAIEAVETGISTLVSELASNPMAVETAHLSLITFSRKARQVLPLTEILAFQAPHFIVRPGTALGEALHLLLVCVQREVRLPTPTQKGDYRPLVFLLTDGQPTDAWESAADAIRHASHPAFSTVCAIGCGDDVDIEVLFRLTDTVLLMQDFSPVNIRKLFSWMTASVTTMSRTIGLGHTGTGLSLAPFSWGQLEMPPRAYSSRPEHPRQVFLHARCSQTGQPYLLRFGRDEQDEVYNALAAHRLEVFEEDDEILLPPINSALLRGCPACPYCSNPIAAQCACGALFCDHPDNEISTCPTCHLQLRFADEPVNFNIRQTQG